In one Mucilaginibacter ginsenosidivorax genomic region, the following are encoded:
- the pxpB gene encoding 5-oxoprolinase subunit PxpB — translation MPDGALKIYYLSEVAVTVEFGQQIAENLLNMVNGLNKLLYQKPFPGFNTTVPAYATLTVFYDPVLVIKTDLPGTSCFEKVSAYLNDLSLQMTPTKPAEGDIVTIEVCYGGTFGPDLAEVARFNGLNINDVIKLHSAATYKVYMIGFVPGFAYLGGMDERLATPRRATPRPLVPAGAVGIAGQQTGVYPLETPGGWQIIGQTPLNLFDLGRQQPSLLKAGDTVIFKPVDEREFNRLAAR, via the coding sequence ATGCCCGACGGAGCCCTTAAAATTTATTACTTAAGCGAAGTAGCCGTTACCGTTGAGTTTGGGCAACAAATTGCTGAAAATTTATTAAACATGGTTAATGGTTTAAATAAATTGCTATATCAAAAGCCATTTCCGGGGTTTAATACAACGGTGCCGGCTTACGCTACCCTAACTGTTTTTTACGACCCTGTTTTGGTAATCAAAACTGATTTACCTGGGACCAGCTGCTTTGAAAAGGTATCGGCATACCTCAATGATTTGAGCCTTCAAATGACACCCACCAAGCCAGCCGAGGGGGATATAGTGACTATCGAAGTATGTTATGGCGGCACTTTTGGTCCTGATTTGGCAGAGGTAGCCCGTTTTAACGGGTTAAATATCAATGATGTAATAAAATTACATAGTGCTGCTACCTATAAAGTTTATATGATAGGCTTTGTGCCAGGCTTTGCCTATTTGGGCGGAATGGATGAACGGTTAGCCACACCGCGCCGGGCAACACCCAGGCCATTGGTCCCCGCCGGGGCAGTGGGGATAGCCGGGCAGCAAACAGGGGTGTACCCCCTGGAAACCCCCGGCGGCTGGCAAATTATCGGTCAAACACCTTTGAATTTGTTTGACCTGGGCCGTCAGCAGCCATCACTATTGAAGGCTGGGGATACGGTGATCTTTAAGCCTGTTGATGAAAGAGAATTTAACAGATTAGCAGCCAGGTGA
- a CDS encoding 5-oxoprolinase subunit C family protein has translation MSTIQDMGRYQYLSQAVPVSGAMDTLSARIANKAVGNGDNAAVIEFTYADAEFIAETGLLIAYVGDGAIFQSGEQVLPPERPLFIPSGTNIKLTNNPSGSRTYLAIAGGWDLPGILGSKSTCLTAGFGGLEGRTLKRGDTLKNDDKLTTNAQQIVQNFKQKLQKNDTNDTLFYPAWNIPRQLLLPAGRKTIRVVPGNEFGWFNGRSIAVFLSAPYIIGRQSNRMGYHLEGAVLERAKKDELLSTAVTPGTIQVTGSGGMVLLMADCQTTGGYPRIAQVAAVDMPLCAQLKPGDSIFFKEISRREAEMLYIEREQQLHQLTIAVQCKFYKQYHAKHRP, from the coding sequence ATGAGCACCATACAGGATATGGGGCGTTATCAATATCTCTCGCAGGCGGTGCCGGTATCGGGCGCCATGGATACCTTATCGGCACGTATTGCTAATAAGGCTGTGGGAAACGGCGATAATGCCGCAGTAATTGAATTTACCTATGCTGATGCAGAATTTATTGCCGAAACCGGCTTGTTGATTGCTTATGTTGGAGATGGGGCGATATTTCAATCGGGCGAACAAGTATTACCGCCAGAGCGCCCCCTTTTTATCCCATCGGGAACAAATATAAAACTAACAAACAACCCATCGGGCAGTCGCACCTACCTGGCCATTGCCGGAGGCTGGGACCTGCCGGGAATTTTGGGAAGCAAAAGCACCTGCCTGACCGCCGGTTTTGGCGGACTGGAAGGACGGACCTTGAAACGTGGTGATACGCTCAAAAATGATGACAAATTAACCACTAATGCACAACAAATAGTGCAAAATTTCAAACAAAAGCTACAAAAAAATGATACAAATGATACACTTTTTTATCCTGCCTGGAACATCCCCCGGCAACTGCTTTTACCGGCGGGTCGCAAAACGATAAGGGTGGTACCGGGCAACGAATTTGGCTGGTTTAACGGCCGGAGCATTGCCGTTTTTTTGTCGGCACCATACATCATCGGCAGGCAAAGTAACCGCATGGGGTACCATTTGGAAGGGGCGGTTTTAGAGCGTGCCAAAAAGGACGAATTATTAAGTACAGCCGTAACGCCGGGCACCATACAAGTTACGGGCAGCGGCGGCATGGTGCTTTTAATGGCCGATTGCCAGACCACCGGGGGCTATCCCCGAATAGCCCAGGTTGCGGCAGTGGATATGCCCTTATGCGCCCAGCTTAAACCAGGCGACTCCATTTTTTTTAAAGAGATAAGCCGGCGTGAAGCAGAAATGCTGTATATTGAACGTGAACAACAATTGCATCAGCTAACCATTGCTGTGCAATGCAAATTTTATAAACAATACCATGCAAAGCATAGACCTTAA
- a CDS encoding LamB/YcsF family protein, translating to MQSIDLNCDMGEAFGNYPMPNDEILMDYITSANIACGFHAGDPEVMQHTVGMAVKKGVAIGAHPGLPDLQGFGRREMKISANEAYQMTLYQVGALSGFVKAAYSKLHHVKAHGALYNMAAKDVNLAKAIAEAVHDFDSSLILYGLANSEMITWAKKLGLATASEVFADRTYQDDGSLTPRTQSNALITDEQQSISQVLMMVKQQQVISANNKTIGLKAETLCLHGDGAHAVEFAKKINEKLKAEGISIIAPSR from the coding sequence ATGCAAAGCATAGACCTTAACTGCGATATGGGCGAGGCATTTGGCAACTACCCCATGCCCAATGACGAAATACTGATGGACTACATTACATCGGCCAACATAGCCTGCGGCTTTCACGCCGGGGATCCTGAAGTAATGCAGCATACCGTTGGCATGGCGGTAAAAAAAGGCGTGGCCATTGGCGCGCACCCCGGCCTGCCCGATTTGCAGGGCTTTGGCAGGCGCGAAATGAAAATATCGGCAAACGAGGCTTACCAGATGACCTTGTACCAGGTAGGCGCCCTATCGGGCTTTGTTAAAGCGGCCTATAGCAAACTTCACCATGTAAAGGCACACGGGGCATTATACAATATGGCTGCTAAAGATGTTAATTTGGCCAAAGCCATTGCCGAAGCCGTGCACGATTTTGATTCGTCATTAATATTATACGGGCTGGCCAATAGCGAAATGATTACCTGGGCCAAAAAGCTGGGTTTAGCTACCGCATCCGAAGTATTTGCCGACCGGACCTACCAGGACGATGGTTCGCTTACCCCGCGTACCCAGAGCAACGCACTGATTACCGACGAGCAGCAATCTATCAGCCAGGTGCTGATGATGGTAAAGCAACAGCAAGTGATATCGGCCAATAATAAAACCATCGGCCTTAAAGCCGAAACGCTATGCCTGCACGGTGATGGCGCGCATGCCGTTGAATTTGCCAAAAAGATAAACGAGAAACTGAAAGCCGAAGGCATAAGCATTATAGCACCGTCGCGTTAA